A single Polyodon spathula isolate WHYD16114869_AA chromosome 6, ASM1765450v1, whole genome shotgun sequence DNA region contains:
- the LOC121317697 gene encoding photoreceptor cilium actin regulator-like: protein MGCAPSQSSLIQNFSKNGPGSFRKGRMLRAQLERIESLTETQSKDGGGITNPCEMDTVALDRGGGIPHPPRQCQPILPETATLKPGRKSSLPEEANSLSICPEKIGMQEIRVDIAQAGGEKKEGMEQQEEKVTKNKGQRKQQKGKAGKQGKWIKGRRASQEQKVDYPELLIKAHQSAYAYLNPSISRYKALMGLFDQAVQIQIQLQQMVRFLALRYEEVNQALEGIASDGEKLMKESGEHLAWPLGKGVALRTEPPPDLLQQLLQYSIQKMQLMGGAVGGVTDSALKEAVDYFGAASDLMAKKLKVKRGLDGRLARVLGRIEEAAVRKPGPVDMTLHSEDSGIGGESESMASSERHQQCRKSCGSASVGVTKPYNCLPEKNKASASPPPPAMSGDAESSKAPKDIQMHTRFSLSSLDTNCSTLVADFKDSESLLWSSSLDEDNDDEEDLEDEDDEEEQGTKERPDFSPTDSCTFIRQVPKWSENPENEEMSLKMKDAISGRIRFVPGKYNGNCSNGSVGSSTTQWPEEEEHKGKRPQTAAAITRGSKKGAAAKQRRSRSAESLRSQGEDPTLLELHRTQKDLSRRLEKMSEGKTADGRSANPKLGGNQPLANASSNNRLHSSLDSSILPSQDRPVLWKSGSGEQGMEEEKKKKEKSGGRATPPSTPPPKNERKSVKRLIDTFSQIKENVNNTSLLMPLAPPRGVWKCGVPILPSMGYWGLASINSKGDVWDLGDIDLDNLPPPPPEVLMDDSFQITDRPLAPNDTSIPSTDSNGTRGRSPYPQRTSVSQRLKASLNSIHVLPSKGSFQRALVSVSPQRSGRQDAGSRNSSVESQPEIRPDPEKEEAASLYRQARKIIHLRHSTESLSGSSIEKVQTRMDFNISTRKACLIHGATEAFPSPPSLPQIPPPSPPAPSRTTPPTRPPIYGTRKLPTTHPAQTTTISNFSQPSNNPKTTQPVQARKLPSPSSLQRRSDPASQGSSEGEIASPSSFCKTTSRPVSP, encoded by the coding sequence ATGGGCTGTGCTCCTTCTCAGAGCAGTTTAATCCAGAACTTCTCTAAGAATGGACCAGGGTCGTTCAGAAAAGGCAGGATGCTGAGAGCTCAGCTTGAGAGGATCGAAAGCCTGACAGAGACTCAATCCAAAGATGGAGGGGGCATAACCAACCCTTGTGAAATGGACACGGTAGCCTTGGACAGAGGAGGGGGCATCCCACACCCTCCCAGACAGTGTCAGCCTATCCTTCCAGAAACAGCCACCCTGAAGCCAGGCAGGAAGTCTTCCCTGCCAGAAGAGGCCAATTCATTGTCTATCTGTCCAGAAAAGATCGGGATGCAGGAGATCCGGGTTGACATAGCTCAAGCAGGTGGGGAGAAGAAGGAGGGCATGGAACAGCAGGAAGAGAaggttacaaaaaacaaagggCAGAGAAAACAGCAGAAAGGGAAGGCTGGAAAACAGGGCAAGTGGATAAAAGGGAGGAGAGCCTCCCAGGAGCAGAAAGTGGACTACCCAGAGCTCCTGATCAAGGCACACCAGTCAGCTTATGCTTATCTGAACCCCAGTATCTCAAGATACAAGGCCCTGATGGGGCTGTTTGATCAGGCAGTCCAGATCCAGATCCAGCTGCAGCAGATGGTCAGATTTCTGGCTCTGCGCTATGAGGAGGTGAACCAAGCACTGGAGGGAATCGCCAGTGATGGAGAAAAGCTGATGAAAGAATCTGGGGAACACCTGGCATGGCCTTTAGGGAAGGGGGTTGCCCTGAGGACAGAGCCCCCTCCAGATCTGCTCCAACAGCTGTTGCAGTACTCCATTCAGAAGATGCAGTTGATGGGTGGGGCAGTGGGTGGGGTTACGGACTCCGCCCTTAAGGAAGCAGTTGACTATTTTGGCGCCGCCTCTGATTTGATGGCGAAGAAGTTAAAAGTGAAGCGCGGACTGGATGGCAGGCTGGCCAGGGTCCTTGGGAGGATCGAAGAAGCTGCTGTAAGAAAACCAGGGCCAGTGGACATGACTCTGCACTCTGAAGACAGTGGGATTGGAGGGGAGAGCGAATCCATGGCGAGCTCTGAGAGACACCAACAATGCAGAAAAAGCTGTGGGTCTGCTAGTGTTGGAGTCACAAAACCCTACAACTGTctaccagaaaaaaataaagcatctgcctcacctcctcctcctgctATGTCGGGTGATGCAGAGTCTTCCAAAGCACCCAAAGACATTCAAATGCATACCCGTTTTTCTCTCAGTTCTTTGGACACTAACTGCAGCACTTTGGTAGCAGATTTCAAAGACTCAGAGTCCCTGCTGTGGTCATCGTCTCTCGATGAGGataatgatgatgaagaggatttggaagatgaggatgatgaagaggAGCAAGGCACTAAGGAACGCCCTGATTTCTCTCCTACAGACTCTTGCACCTTTATCAGGCAGGTCCCAAAGTGGAGTGAGAACCCTGAGAATGAGGAGATGAGCCTGAAAATGAAGGACGCCATCAGCGGCCGAATACGATTCGTCCCTGGCAAGTATAATGGCAACTGCAGCAATGGTAGTGTAGGAAGCAGCACCACTCAGTGGCCAGAGGAAGAAGAGCACAAAGGGAAAAGGCCACAGACAGCTGCAGCAATTACTAGAGGAAGTAAGAAGGGAGCTGCAGCCAAACAGAGGCGCTCAAGGTCGGCTGAGTCTCTCCGCAGCCAAGGAGAGGACCCCACTCTTCTGGAGCTCCATAGAACTCAGAAGGACCTGAGCCGCAGACTGGAGAAGATGTCAGAGGGAAAAACAGCAGATGGCAGGTCAGCCAATCCCAAACTGGGAGGGAATCAACCTTTGGCCAACGcatcatccaacaaccgcctccACTCCTCTCTGGACTCCAGCATCCTACCAAGCCAGGACAGACCAGTCCTGTGGAAAAGCGGATCTGGGGAGCAGGGGATGGAGgaggaaaagaagaagaaagagaagaGTGGGGGAAGGGCAACCCCGCCAAGTACTCCTCCACCCAAAAATGAGAGGAAGTCTGTAAAGAGGCTGATTGACACTTTCAGCCAAATCAAAGAGAATGTTAATAACACAAGCCTTCTGATGCCTCTAGCTCCCCCCAGGGGGGTATGGAAATGTGGTGTCCCCATTCTGCCCTCCATGGGCTACTGGGGACTGGCCTCCATTAACAGTAAAGGAGATGTGTGGGATTTAGGGGACATTGACTTAGACAACCTTCCACCACCACCTCCTGAGGTCTTGATGGATGACTCATTCCAGATCACTGATAGACCTCTAGCACCCAATGATACTTCCATCCCCTCTACGGACAGCAATGGCACCAGAGGACGGTCCCCATATCCTCAAAGGACGTCAGTATCCCAGAGGTTGAAGGCCTCTCTGAATTCCATCCATGTGCTCCCAAGCAAAGGGAGTTTTCAGAGAGCTTTGGTTAGTGTCTCCCCCCAAAGGTCTGGCAGGCAGGACGCAGGTTCCAGGAACAGCTCTGTGGAGTCCCAGCCTGAGATCAGACCTGACCCTGAAAAAGAGGAGGCAGCCAGCCTCTACAGGCAGGCAAGGAAGATCATTCACTTGCGGCACTCAACCGAGTCCCTGTCAGGGTCCTCAATCGAAAAGGTGCAAACAAGGATGGACTTCAACATCTCCACCAGGAAAGCTTGCCTAATTCATGGAGCCACTGAGGCCTTCCCCAGCCCTCCATCCCTGCCTCAAATCCCCCCCCCCAgccctccagctccttcaagaacAACCCCACCAACTCGCCCACCCATTTATGGCACTCGCAAGCTGCCCACAACCCACCCAGCACAGACGACAACCATCTCTAACTTCAGCCAGCCCTCCAACAACCCAAAAACAACCCAACCTGTCCAAGCAAGGAAGCTTCCCAGCCCCTCTTCCCTTCAGAGGCGATCTGATCCAGCCAGCCAGGGCAGCTCCGAGGGGGAAATCGCCAGCCCATCTTCATTCTGCAAAACAACATCCCGTCCCGTTTCCCCTTGA